Proteins encoded within one genomic window of Columba livia isolate bColLiv1 breed racing homer chromosome 1, bColLiv1.pat.W.v2, whole genome shotgun sequence:
- the TRABD gene encoding traB domain-containing protein isoform X1 produces the protein MEGKSQRVLAPRLCRLLPRLSGQRWDLPPSTAAADPVSSSDAPEDGPKETSSVSHNISDADAFKIILEMKMKKRQKKPTLPSTVTELDTEDGSKVYVVGTAHFSDSSKKDVVKTIQEVQPDVVVVELCQYRVSMLKMDEKTLLKEAKEINLEKLQQAIKQSGVMSGLMQMLLLKVSAHITEQLGMAPGGEFREAFKEASKVPFCKFHLGDRPIPVTFKRAIAALSFWQKVKLAWGLCFLSDPISKDDVEKCKQKDLLEQMMAEMIGEFPDLHRTIVSERDIYLTYMLKQAAKQIELPRASETEPRKCIPAVVVGVVGMGHVPGIEKNWNSDLNIQEIMSVPPPSASSKIFKFVIKATVFGLVGYGCYRIGQRTVQLILSMPAAQSYLQKLTEIRSQH, from the exons GCTGCTGCAGACCCAGTGTCGTCCTCCGATGCACCAGAAGATGGCCCAAAGGAAACGTCAAGTGTGTCGCACAATATCT cTGATGCagatgcatttaaaattatcctggagatgaagatgaagaagaggcagaaaaagcCTACTTTACCAAGCACTGTGACTGAGCTTGACACCGAGGATGGTTCTAAAGTGTATGTGGTTGGCACAGCCCACTTCAGTGACAGCAGCAAAAAGGATGTAGTGAAG ACAATACAAGAAGTGCAGCCCGATGTAGTTGTGGTGGAACTCTGCCAGTACAGAGTTTCTATGTTAAAGATGGATGAAAAGACATTACtaaaagaagccaaagaaataAATCTGGAAAAACTTCAACAAGCTATAAAGCAG AGTGGAGTCATGTCTGGATTGATGCAAATGCTGCTTCTGAAGGTTTCTGCTCACATCACGGAACAGCTGGGAATGGCCCCAGGAGGAGAATTCAGGGAGGCTTTCAAAGAG GCCAGTAAAGTACCTTTCTGTAAATTCCATCTTGGAGACCGACCCATCCCTGTTACATTTAAGAGGGCAATTGCTGCACTTTCTTTCTGGCAAAAAGTCAAGCTTGCCTGGGGCCTTTGCTTCTTATCTGACCCAATCAG TAAAGATGATGTGgagaaatgcaaacagaagGATTTACTGGAACAGATGATGGCAGAAATGATTGGAGAATTTCCTGATCTTCATCGAACTATCGTCTCGGAACGGGATATTTACTTGACCTACATGCTGAAGCAAGCAGCAAAGCAGATAGAACTACCTCGAGCTTCAGAAA CCGAACCTAGAAAATGTATCCCAGCTGTTGTAGTTGGTGTTGTGGGGATGGGTCATGTACCTGGAATTGAAAAGAACTGGAACTCAGACTTAAACATCCAGGAAATAATGAG TGTGCCTCCTCCATCAGCTTCAAGTAAGATTTTCAAATTTGTCATAAAAGCGACAGTTTTTGGACTGGTGGGATATGGCTGCTACCGAATAGGTCAAAGGACAGTTCAGCTTATTCTCTCGatgccagcagcacagagttATCTTCAGAAGCTGACAGAAATAAGGTCTCAGCATTAA
- the TRABD gene encoding traB domain-containing protein isoform X3 — MQHVVRLACPGASALPPPPAALRTAVGPAAEHADADAFKIILEMKMKKRQKKPTLPSTVTELDTEDGSKVYVVGTAHFSDSSKKDVVKTIQEVQPDVVVVELCQYRVSMLKMDEKTLLKEAKEINLEKLQQAIKQSGVMSGLMQMLLLKVSAHITEQLGMAPGGEFREAFKEASKVPFCKFHLGDRPIPVTFKRAIAALSFWQKVKLAWGLCFLSDPISKDDVEKCKQKDLLEQMMAEMIGEFPDLHRTIVSERDIYLTYMLKQAAKQIELPRASETEPRKCIPAVVVGVVGMGHVPGIEKNWNSDLNIQEIMSVPPPSASSKIFKFVIKATVFGLVGYGCYRIGQRTVQLILSMPAAQSYLQKLTEIRSQH, encoded by the exons cTGATGCagatgcatttaaaattatcctggagatgaagatgaagaagaggcagaaaaagcCTACTTTACCAAGCACTGTGACTGAGCTTGACACCGAGGATGGTTCTAAAGTGTATGTGGTTGGCACAGCCCACTTCAGTGACAGCAGCAAAAAGGATGTAGTGAAG ACAATACAAGAAGTGCAGCCCGATGTAGTTGTGGTGGAACTCTGCCAGTACAGAGTTTCTATGTTAAAGATGGATGAAAAGACATTACtaaaagaagccaaagaaataAATCTGGAAAAACTTCAACAAGCTATAAAGCAG AGTGGAGTCATGTCTGGATTGATGCAAATGCTGCTTCTGAAGGTTTCTGCTCACATCACGGAACAGCTGGGAATGGCCCCAGGAGGAGAATTCAGGGAGGCTTTCAAAGAG GCCAGTAAAGTACCTTTCTGTAAATTCCATCTTGGAGACCGACCCATCCCTGTTACATTTAAGAGGGCAATTGCTGCACTTTCTTTCTGGCAAAAAGTCAAGCTTGCCTGGGGCCTTTGCTTCTTATCTGACCCAATCAG TAAAGATGATGTGgagaaatgcaaacagaagGATTTACTGGAACAGATGATGGCAGAAATGATTGGAGAATTTCCTGATCTTCATCGAACTATCGTCTCGGAACGGGATATTTACTTGACCTACATGCTGAAGCAAGCAGCAAAGCAGATAGAACTACCTCGAGCTTCAGAAA CCGAACCTAGAAAATGTATCCCAGCTGTTGTAGTTGGTGTTGTGGGGATGGGTCATGTACCTGGAATTGAAAAGAACTGGAACTCAGACTTAAACATCCAGGAAATAATGAG TGTGCCTCCTCCATCAGCTTCAAGTAAGATTTTCAAATTTGTCATAAAAGCGACAGTTTTTGGACTGGTGGGATATGGCTGCTACCGAATAGGTCAAAGGACAGTTCAGCTTATTCTCTCGatgccagcagcacagagttATCTTCAGAAGCTGACAGAAATAAGGTCTCAGCATTAA
- the TRABD gene encoding traB domain-containing protein isoform X2: MQAEQQPEAAADPVSSSDAPEDGPKETSSVSHNISDADAFKIILEMKMKKRQKKPTLPSTVTELDTEDGSKVYVVGTAHFSDSSKKDVVKTIQEVQPDVVVVELCQYRVSMLKMDEKTLLKEAKEINLEKLQQAIKQSGVMSGLMQMLLLKVSAHITEQLGMAPGGEFREAFKEASKVPFCKFHLGDRPIPVTFKRAIAALSFWQKVKLAWGLCFLSDPISKDDVEKCKQKDLLEQMMAEMIGEFPDLHRTIVSERDIYLTYMLKQAAKQIELPRASETEPRKCIPAVVVGVVGMGHVPGIEKNWNSDLNIQEIMSVPPPSASSKIFKFVIKATVFGLVGYGCYRIGQRTVQLILSMPAAQSYLQKLTEIRSQH; encoded by the exons ATGCAAGCGGAGCAACAGCCTGAG GCTGCTGCAGACCCAGTGTCGTCCTCCGATGCACCAGAAGATGGCCCAAAGGAAACGTCAAGTGTGTCGCACAATATCT cTGATGCagatgcatttaaaattatcctggagatgaagatgaagaagaggcagaaaaagcCTACTTTACCAAGCACTGTGACTGAGCTTGACACCGAGGATGGTTCTAAAGTGTATGTGGTTGGCACAGCCCACTTCAGTGACAGCAGCAAAAAGGATGTAGTGAAG ACAATACAAGAAGTGCAGCCCGATGTAGTTGTGGTGGAACTCTGCCAGTACAGAGTTTCTATGTTAAAGATGGATGAAAAGACATTACtaaaagaagccaaagaaataAATCTGGAAAAACTTCAACAAGCTATAAAGCAG AGTGGAGTCATGTCTGGATTGATGCAAATGCTGCTTCTGAAGGTTTCTGCTCACATCACGGAACAGCTGGGAATGGCCCCAGGAGGAGAATTCAGGGAGGCTTTCAAAGAG GCCAGTAAAGTACCTTTCTGTAAATTCCATCTTGGAGACCGACCCATCCCTGTTACATTTAAGAGGGCAATTGCTGCACTTTCTTTCTGGCAAAAAGTCAAGCTTGCCTGGGGCCTTTGCTTCTTATCTGACCCAATCAG TAAAGATGATGTGgagaaatgcaaacagaagGATTTACTGGAACAGATGATGGCAGAAATGATTGGAGAATTTCCTGATCTTCATCGAACTATCGTCTCGGAACGGGATATTTACTTGACCTACATGCTGAAGCAAGCAGCAAAGCAGATAGAACTACCTCGAGCTTCAGAAA CCGAACCTAGAAAATGTATCCCAGCTGTTGTAGTTGGTGTTGTGGGGATGGGTCATGTACCTGGAATTGAAAAGAACTGGAACTCAGACTTAAACATCCAGGAAATAATGAG TGTGCCTCCTCCATCAGCTTCAAGTAAGATTTTCAAATTTGTCATAAAAGCGACAGTTTTTGGACTGGTGGGATATGGCTGCTACCGAATAGGTCAAAGGACAGTTCAGCTTATTCTCTCGatgccagcagcacagagttATCTTCAGAAGCTGACAGAAATAAGGTCTCAGCATTAA
- the TRABD gene encoding traB domain-containing protein isoform X4, translated as MKMKKRQKKPTLPSTVTELDTEDGSKVYVVGTAHFSDSSKKDVVKTIQEVQPDVVVVELCQYRVSMLKMDEKTLLKEAKEINLEKLQQAIKQSGVMSGLMQMLLLKVSAHITEQLGMAPGGEFREAFKEASKVPFCKFHLGDRPIPVTFKRAIAALSFWQKVKLAWGLCFLSDPISKDDVEKCKQKDLLEQMMAEMIGEFPDLHRTIVSERDIYLTYMLKQAAKQIELPRASETEPRKCIPAVVVGVVGMGHVPGIEKNWNSDLNIQEIMSVPPPSASSKIFKFVIKATVFGLVGYGCYRIGQRTVQLILSMPAAQSYLQKLTEIRSQH; from the exons atgaagatgaagaagaggcagaaaaagcCTACTTTACCAAGCACTGTGACTGAGCTTGACACCGAGGATGGTTCTAAAGTGTATGTGGTTGGCACAGCCCACTTCAGTGACAGCAGCAAAAAGGATGTAGTGAAG ACAATACAAGAAGTGCAGCCCGATGTAGTTGTGGTGGAACTCTGCCAGTACAGAGTTTCTATGTTAAAGATGGATGAAAAGACATTACtaaaagaagccaaagaaataAATCTGGAAAAACTTCAACAAGCTATAAAGCAG AGTGGAGTCATGTCTGGATTGATGCAAATGCTGCTTCTGAAGGTTTCTGCTCACATCACGGAACAGCTGGGAATGGCCCCAGGAGGAGAATTCAGGGAGGCTTTCAAAGAG GCCAGTAAAGTACCTTTCTGTAAATTCCATCTTGGAGACCGACCCATCCCTGTTACATTTAAGAGGGCAATTGCTGCACTTTCTTTCTGGCAAAAAGTCAAGCTTGCCTGGGGCCTTTGCTTCTTATCTGACCCAATCAG TAAAGATGATGTGgagaaatgcaaacagaagGATTTACTGGAACAGATGATGGCAGAAATGATTGGAGAATTTCCTGATCTTCATCGAACTATCGTCTCGGAACGGGATATTTACTTGACCTACATGCTGAAGCAAGCAGCAAAGCAGATAGAACTACCTCGAGCTTCAGAAA CCGAACCTAGAAAATGTATCCCAGCTGTTGTAGTTGGTGTTGTGGGGATGGGTCATGTACCTGGAATTGAAAAGAACTGGAACTCAGACTTAAACATCCAGGAAATAATGAG TGTGCCTCCTCCATCAGCTTCAAGTAAGATTTTCAAATTTGTCATAAAAGCGACAGTTTTTGGACTGGTGGGATATGGCTGCTACCGAATAGGTCAAAGGACAGTTCAGCTTATTCTCTCGatgccagcagcacagagttATCTTCAGAAGCTGACAGAAATAAGGTCTCAGCATTAA